In Pleurodeles waltl isolate 20211129_DDA chromosome 5, aPleWal1.hap1.20221129, whole genome shotgun sequence, the DNA window CGGCCGGGAGGCGGCGGATCAGTGCAGCTCCGAGAGCCATGGCGACCACAGCGTCCAGTCACTACAGCCTGCTGGGCGCCGCCGGCCCCATGGTGCCGCACTCCGAGGCGGGCAGCATGCAGCAGCAGCAGGGCTACCGGGACGTGCAAAGCGACTACTCCCTGCAGAGCCACGCGCACCAGTGGATCGCCGCCCTCTCGCACGGGGGCGacgggggcagcccctgggccagcagcagccccctggGCCAGCAGCAGGACATCAAGCCCTCGGTGGTGCAGGTGCAGCAGCAAGCAGCGCGGGAGGAGCTGCACGGGGGCGGGgggctgcagcaacagcagcaccagcaGAGGGCCACGCACCTGCTGCACCAAGCGCACGGCACCCACCACAGCGCCTGGAGGCCCAGCACCCAGCACCTGGGCAGCATGACGGGCTCTGGGGGGCAGGGCTCGCTGCTCTACCCCCAGGCCGGCTCCGGCTTCACTGTCAACGGCATGCTGGGCTCAGGTGGCATGCACCACCACGGGGGGCTGCGGGACGGCCACGAGGACCACCACGAGCTCCCGCACCCGCAGCACCAGCTCCcgtcccagcagcagcagcacccctcTCAGCAGAGCCACCACGACCCGCACTCGGACGAGGACACCCCCACCTCGGATGACCTGGAGCAGTTCGCCAAGCAGTTCAAGCAGCGCAGGATCAAACTGGGCTTCACGCAGGCCGACGTGGGGCTTGCGCTGGGCACGCTGTACGGCAACGTTTTCTCGCAAACAACCATCTGCCGCTTCGAGGCGCTGCAGCTCagcttcaagaacatgtgcaagctGAAGCCGCTGCTGAACAAGTGGCTGGAGGAGGCCGACTCGTCGTCGGGCTCCCCCACCAGCATCGACAAGATCGCCGCGCAGGGCCGCAAGCGCAAGAAGCGCACCTCCATCGAAGTGAGCGTCAAGGGGGCGCTGGAGAGCCACTTCCTCAAGTGCCCCAAGCCTTCGGCGCAGGAGATCACGGCGCTGGCCGACTCCCTGCAGCTGGAGAAGGAGGTGGTGCGAGTCTGGTTCTGCAACCGGAGACAGAAGGAGAAGCGCATGACCCCCCCGGGCGGGGCCATGCCGGGGCCCGAGGACGTGTATGGGGCCGGCAGGGACACGCCGCCACACCACGGGGTGCAGACTCCGGTGCAGTGAGCCCCGGCCCCGCTGCGGATCCTCTTTTGTATGTTCTCCTCTCTCGTGAAAGACCCTCTGGGCTGCGGCAGGTGCAGCCCCTGCGCTCTGGGTGTACTGGCCGGCTGCTCCCGGGCTGGCGCCGGAGAGGAGTGAGTGAGGTGGGGCGGTGAGGCGCAGCGCCCTGCAGACAGATAGCGCCTGGGGCGGACGCGGGGCAGCGCGCTCCTGATGGGACCAGCGCGCTGCGCTCTAAGGTACGACCACTCAGAGCCCCACTGGAACTCAGAACCAGAAACTGTCGAGAGAGCAGGATGGAACCGTACGAATTTGCACTGCAAGAAAACTGAGGTTTACATGAATCAGTTCATGGAGATTAGCGCTCTTTTTCCTaccttcgttttttaaaaaaatgacttgcaATTTTACACAGggagtgttagccaatggggcgtCTTCAGAATGTGGAAGTGATATCCTTTCAGTTATTTTCCTAAATGTGTATGTGAACTTCTCACAACGATGCAACACCAACACTCACAGAAGTAAACAATGTACTATGTATTATGTGTGCACACGTGTCCCACATgcatatatatgggtgtgtgtttgtgtatataaacGTGTACACACggtcatatatacatgtgtgtgtgctatgtgtgtatgcacacatatatatacgtaCTCGCGTCTGTGTGGCACTTGTATACATGAAAACAAATGTAAGTCTTAGCAGTCCACTAAAAGGCAGCTCCTATCACAGGCTATACTTTGCagctgtggagagagcaggcattaaacttgcGTGTTTGGCTCAGCTGCAGCTAAAGTATACGTCATCTTCGGCGGCCTAACATGAGATGGGCGGAAGATGTGAATCTATAGGCGCCCTGACTGCTTTATTCCAAGAAGCAAAGTCAGttatgcctgacactggcaccttgGAGAGCGCCAGGGGGCACGCGAGCAGGTCCAGATGCCCGTGGACCGTCGAACCATCTTTACTCATCTCAGAGAAAACAGGCCAGCAAACTCGTGTCCCCACGCCACTCTCTAAACAGGTTTCATTTGCAAGATTAATTATAATAAACTCTTCCAGAAGGGTTGTGAAGCAGAAACTTtgtttatatatgttgtttctatTTATTTCTGCTCCCTTTCCGTGGTGCGACTTCTACAGGACACACCATCGTTTTATGGCCCCTTCCTTAGAGAAATGGCTGAAAAAAGgaaatgtaacctttggtttcacgTTTTGCCCTATGTTAGTCCCGTGTGCAAACTTCTATTCGCAAAATATAAAGCCTAAAGTATATGCCTCAAAATCTCCGTCTTTTGTATGTATTATCTTACAAAGAGTGCGACTTGTAGTTCATCTCTCAATCAAGCCGAAACCACATGTTTTGGGATGGGAcaatttactgttctaactccactGCTGCCAGATATGGTGGAAAAGTGCTTGATGGCGCTTTGGGTGCAGGACTAATTTTTGTAGCACCTACTGATGTAGGATCAAGATTTTACTAGTATATGTTTAGGAGTATGTGTTTTTGAAAAACACCTTCACATACTACTTCCGGTTGAGCAGAAAATCATTTCTGGGCCTTAAGCAGAAGGGAAAAACCAAGCAGGGCAGAGAAGCTTGAAGTTTCCTCCCACCTAAACaaacaacgcaaacaaaaacagaaaacgcACACCTTGATTCCGGGTATTtttaattggaggggggggtggggcatgtttttaaacacatacaaaaaaacaataaaagggtAATTGGTGGACTGCTTAACCTACTCTCGTCCACTTGTAATTACTCGGGGCACATTCCAATCCATAGTTCGTTCCCACTGTAGAATGTTGGGTAGAGACCTGCCAATTGTAAGTCACATTTTGGCCACGCCCGTGAATAAACACACAGACCGTAGACTACAAAAGGCAGTGCAGGTTGTCCCTTGCCACACTGGAATCTTGCTGCGCCATCGCAGTCCTCAGTTGCCATCTCTTTCCTCAGACACTGCCGCGCCTCTTGCTCCGGTGTCTGCAAGATGCTGCTTTTGTAAACACTGGGCGCGAGCTCCCGGAGATGCGTCATATCTCTGGTCAGATCCAATGCCCGTCTACCCACCCTCCTAGCCTCGAATAGGCGGAGGTAAAGATCGTGGCTGTGCCCTGCAAATCCCACTGCTGTTATCATCTCTCCCagaagtaaaaaaacaacacacacacacacagaaaaacaaatgCGAACTATGTACATATGTTTAATAattgtctttaaaaaaagaaaacttttcacgatttttcttttgtctattttatttttttaaacgcttCCCAGGGAAATACTTTCATATCATTTTTAAATGTCCTGTCTCACTCGGTGTATATTTATTTACGTTTAAGCGAAAATTGGTCCCAGAAACATATGTTTCCCTTTAACTTTAAATGAATAGATGAACACATTCTATGAGGtgaaattttcttttcttttatttgtgttccttttctttacaatttttttaaaatgagGGGGCTCCATTCGGAAGTATTTGTGAGATGGAAAGGGATAAAACACAGAGATCCTTATATATTTatgttaaagtaatattttattatctaCATAAGAGAGAAATGCACAAGGCCGTCATAGTTTCATCTAATTATTCAGacgctattgttttattttcagaGTAGTCGTGCTGAGGTGCATTAGTCTTGCAGTTTCAATTTTGTGCATTTGCAAATCGTTTGCTAACGTGTAAAAAATCCTCATACTTTCTAATgaagtttttaaaataaattttatgCATTCTGATGGTTTTCCTGGTTATAACTTATGGTCTGTTGGCACGGCGTGCGGAGCCGATGAGAGGAAATATGTGTAACCGTTTGCACCCGGGATTTCTCAAAGAAGGGCGGTTAGCGGGGCTGTTTCGGGGTATCCGTCTTTTGTTTTCATCGAACTGGCATTCGACAATCTTTCTGGTTTGTGCCTCTGCGTGCTGGGAAGCGCCGTGGCGCCCCTCCCCCGCCCTTGCCCCCTTGTTCCTCAAAGGTTCGGTTTCAAAAGGAGCCATGAAAGGCCACATTATGGCTAGGGTGAGGGGCTCATCCCATGTGAGGGGCACCCCGCCCGCAGAGGAGGTTCGGGGACACCAGGCAGGGGATGCGCTGCCTTCCTAGGGGCTGAattgcccctcccccacccccccatggcCTGGTCTGAATTTCATTTGTGAATTTTCGGGTACGTATTTAATTAACGGAATATTCACATTTGagctcagttgaaatacttttggtgGTCTGGTGCACCCTCTCTTTGGTGAcgtatgtatttttatattactgAGTTTTTTAAtgaatctgttttggttaccatATAATAAATAAACCCCTGTTTGGTGACGCGCTGTGGTGACGTTCTGAACACAAGGACATCAGTGTTTAAGAGCACTGTCTGTCCTTGACGGGTTTCATCCTTGAACCCAGTCCGGTCAGACTTGTTCAGTCTCCTGACCTAATGAGGAAGGGTGACGGCGGGGAGGGGCGTGCTTTAAGCGGGTCTGAGATATGATCCATACGTATGTAATGGTGTGTGGGGGGCAGGGGTGGCTGCATGTGTCCCCTGCAGCTCATGTCCATAGATAGGGAGCGAGCGGAGACTGTCacatgttggtatgtgtgtgtgtgtctatgaatTGGACGAAGGACTGTTTTCAGCGCCCTACAAGAGTGGTTTAAGGTCTCAGCACCCTGTCTGCAGGCTGGCGCCCATGCCAGCAGGCCCTGCTTCCGGCCCTGGCTCAGCAGTGTCTCTCAGGCTGGCATAGCAGAGGCTAAAGGGCGCTAGGCTGGAGTGAGCACGGTTAAGCAGCAAGGTCTGACCGCTGGTGACGGGAAGGGAGTGGCCTTGCTGAGTTCCTGCCAAGCTAGTACAGCAAGGCCAAGTTGGTGTCTGTGACCTGCTGCTAAGGTGTCAGGAAAGAATGGCCTAGGCTCAGTGGTGTGGTCCCCCTGAGGCTGGTGGGTAATGAATAGCCCTGGCTGAGTGGCTTGGCCTGGCTGCTGGTTTCAGGCAGCCAATGGATGGTCCATGCTGAGTGGGATGGCTTGGCTGCTGGTTTCAGGCAGGCAATGGGTGATCCAGGCTAAGTTGCTTGGCCTGGCTGCTGGTTTCAGGCAGGCAATGAATGGCCCAGGCCGAGTGGCTTGGCCTGACTGCTGGTTGCAGGCAGGCAATGggtggtccaggctgagtgggGTGGCTTGGCTGTTGGTTTCAGGAAGGCAATGAATAGTCCAAATTGAGTGTCGTGGACTGGCTGCTGGGTTCAAGCGGACAACGAATGGTCCAGGCTGGGTGGCGCGGCCTGGCTGCTGGGATAGCAGGCCAGGCCCCGGCTCTCCTCTCCCTGTAAAGACAGCCTCTCCAACGACACATCTTCCCATTCGCCCTGACCAGAATATTGGAAGCGTACCTAGGACAGGTAGCGCCGAACTGTGAACCGTAAAGCTGCAGAGACCCAAACGAACCTTCTGCCCTCTCAgcctaacttgactcctggctcAAGCTGGCCCGGGACCCCCTCTCTGCGCGCtgctccctgtgtactctgcaCACAGCTGGCATCTGCTCACTTTGCATATGTATGGAGAGGCTCCCGGGCCAGTGTGATCTACTCCAGCCCCCGCTGCGCACTGGCCCTTCTGGCACTCTCCGCACTGGCTGCCTGCTCTCGCCTCTGGGACTCCTATTTATGGGTTCGGCTAAGCAGTGAGCCCGGGACAAGCGGTTATCGATCAC includes these proteins:
- the POU3F2 gene encoding POU domain, class 3, transcription factor 2: MATTASSHYSLLGAAGPMVPHSEAGSMQQQQGYRDVQSDYSLQSHAHQWIAALSHGGDGGSPWASSSPLGQQQDIKPSVVQVQQQAAREELHGGGGLQQQQHQQRATHLLHQAHGTHHSAWRPSTQHLGSMTGSGGQGSLLYPQAGSGFTVNGMLGSGGMHHHGGLRDGHEDHHELPHPQHQLPSQQQQHPSQQSHHDPHSDEDTPTSDDLEQFAKQFKQRRIKLGFTQADVGLALGTLYGNVFSQTTICRFEALQLSFKNMCKLKPLLNKWLEEADSSSGSPTSIDKIAAQGRKRKKRTSIEVSVKGALESHFLKCPKPSAQEITALADSLQLEKEVVRVWFCNRRQKEKRMTPPGGAMPGPEDVYGAGRDTPPHHGVQTPVQ